The proteins below come from a single Tribolium castaneum strain GA2 chromosome 9, icTriCast1.1, whole genome shotgun sequence genomic window:
- the LOC100141565 gene encoding forkhead box protein N3 isoform X2 — translation MSPERSNSPQDEAVMTPKMSVPASPVAGTPIREAQSPISLLLAVAQSQSRNGDDDLTSLSWLHERDLLKGMNINPSPSNSVNSTPVKYSNSLLSDQFPTSDYVDDSSISAADSSSSSLNSPVPYNNSSQRNKHPHNVPYDPLVHTNNKPPYSFSCLIFMAIEDSPQKALPVKEIYAWILEHFPYFKNAPTGWKNSVRHNLSLNKCFQKVEKAPNLGKGSLWTVDQQYKPNLIQALTRSPFHPCSTLDPSTYFNNNNKSNLTPEKSSMSRLPNPELYPYLSRKLASAELNNRNIKSENSDESLDAVDAAAVMLSLKNGPRYRQKKEKALYCQVITTSPSQDHTYSAADSVDPLGTDEAFESDDERVVKSRTCRKIDFEDEEERKIKEGAETLLNLAGITTRKRFNSQSSDYEPYKRIKLSPQYDINDNEATERPTPFKPRLLRAKKKEGKSKMLCNNNDEWVRHRRELEINQHR, via the exons ATGTCTCCCGAACGATCAAATTCACCCCAAGATGAAGCAGTAATGACACCAAAGATGTCAGTACCCGCAAGTCCCGTCGCAGGGACACCCATACGCGAAGCCCAATCGCCCATATCATTACTTTTAGCAGTGGCTCAAAGTCAAAGCAGGAACGGTGATGACGACCTCACGAGTCTCTCATGGCTGCACGAACGCGACCTTCTGAAAG GAATGAACATAAACCCGTCACCGTCGAATAGCGTCAATTCCACACCAGTGAAATATAGCAATAGTCTCTTGTCAGATCAGTTTCCGACGAGTGATTACGTCGATGATTCTTCCATATCAGCAGCTGACTCGTCGAGTAGTTCCCTAAACTCGCCCGTTCCGTACAACAACAGTTCCCAAAGGAACAAACATCCACATAATGTACCTTACGACCCTTTGGTTCACACAAACAACAAGCCACCATATTCCTTCTCCTGTCTCATTTTCATGGCGATTGAAGATTCGCCCCAGAAAGCTCTTCCAGTGAAGGAGATCTATGCCTGGATTTTGGAACACTTCCCCTACTTCAAAAACGCCCCAACTGGGTGGAAAAACAGCGTCAGACACAACCTATCCCTCAACAAGTGTTtccaaaaagtggaaaaagCCCCG AACCTGGGTAAAGGTTCACTATGGACTGTCGACCAGCAGTACAAACCCAACTTAATCCAGGCGCTGACGCGCTCACCTTTCCACCCCTGTTCAACCCTCGACCCTTCCACTTActtcaataacaataataagaGTAATTTAACTCCTGAAAAAAGCTCAATGTCGCGCTTGCCTAACCCCGAATTGTACCCCTACCTTTCAAGGAAACTAGCTTCGGCTGAATTGAACAACAGAAATATTAAATCGGAGAATTCCGATGAGTCTTTGGATGCTGTTGACGCCGCTGCGGTCAtgttaagtttgaaaaacgggCCACGGTACCGCCAGAAGAAAGAAAAAGCGCTTTACTGTCAAGTCATCACGACTTCACCGAGCCAGGATCACACTTACAGTGCCGCCGATTCGGTCGATCCCTTAGGCACGGACGAAGCGTTCGAAAGCGACGACgaaag GGTCGTCAAGAGTCGCACGTGTCGCAAAATCGACTTTGAGGACGAGGAGGAGCGCAAGATTAAAGAAGGCGCAGAGACGCTTCTGAATTTGGCTGGGATAACGACAAGGAAGAGGTTCAACTCGCAAAGTTCGGACTACGAACCGTACAAAAGAATAAAACTGTCGCCGCAGTACGACATCAATGATAACGAGGCAACCGAGCGACCGACGCCCTTCAAACCGCGCCTTTTGCGAGCGAAGAAAAAAGAaggtaaatcaaaaatgttgtGTAATAACAACGATGAGTGGGTCAGACACCGGCGCGAACTGGAAATCAACCAGCATAGGTAA
- the frtz gene encoding WD repeat-containing and planar cell polarity effector protein fritz, producing the protein MLTLLSEIHFWSTQEDVIVKHPDFGSFKYYSKKDPSDSLCYQSKKKYCDQRGVIWHLPNKRPQKLRDRLKELEEYLLHNKIVCFSWSDNHLQLLLSTGVVVTLTIDITTGDLTSLTFDKSLATKLQVNILCDGVILGPQIICICNDGHVLGFGGSWKDGWIVEGGPRRHLNFHNDWLAVWGKCEAEHPQPWSPLGKDYQRANLHLYWVGVRGPELLAYKKTDGDPIEVIVSRTIRRTLFVIEQKVTLRGAVSVELSNFELVGANLKRVSVISVPLQTQVSCCALNEQETRLLIGCIDGSLALLDRVRGSTRTVKGLFIPKFARWNSLGAVVTVLNERGQLQYFDTALNGVKSQIMGEDCTPTALIDLSGYFNSQFTISSVSWGPKDLVVVLEQGPMLLITHIDRSLSFKSLSQRYIKMGKIDKAIRLLLSWEFNEESFHVLQKIVAYLLSQPMTDDTAKYLQDALGCFHSPPVPLNPETRSRFFTQIFSLTRRFFHQLVRAQMFETAFLLAVDLGHHDLFMDLHYIAVQIGETEMAAAARAQASALLSRCSSEASNCTRSSCSQCSGSSDENPDNYLTTNFNNPQPKTYPRATFVKAPQVPANFKAPPLPNLGIPRNVFKPPLPSTGAVKKVPPKVKFSDTVTAFIVPEIKRPARPPPPPHFTDPQKELADSLPLCHPNEDYLKDFNPVRRRESEEAQPKIKVVHFGVV; encoded by the exons ATGTTGACCCTTTTGAGCGAAATCCATTTCTGGAGCACCCAAGAAGACGTCATCGTAAAACATCCAGATTTTGGATCATTCAA ATACTACTCTAAGAAAGATCCCAGCGACTCCCTCTGCTaccaaagcaaaaaaaagTACTGCGACCAACGAGGTGTCATCTGGCACTTGCCCAACAAACGTCCCCAAAAACTCCGCGACCGTCTCAAAGAACTCGAG GAGTATCTCCTCCACAACAAAATCGTCTGTTTCTCTTGGTCCGACAACCACCTCCAACTCCTGCTCTCAACTGGGGTGGTCGTCACCCTCACCATCGACATCACCACAGGCGACCTCACAAGCCTCACTTTCGACAAATCCCTCGCCACCAAACTCCAAGTCAACATATTATGCGACGGTGTTATCCTCGGCCCCCAAATCATCTGCATTTGTAATGACGGCCACGTGCTCGGCTTCGGGGGCTCCTGGAAAGACGGCTGGATTGTCGAAGGGGGCCCTCGACGCCACCTGAACTTCCACAACGACTGGCTTGCCGTTTGGGGCAAATGCGAGGCCGAACACCCGCAGCCTTGGAGCCCCCTTGGCAAGGACTACCAACGGGCTAATCTACACCTGTACTGGGTGGGCGTCCGGGGGCCTGAACTCTTAGCGTACAAAAAAACCGACGGGGATCCCATTGAAGTGATCGTCAGTCGGACAATACGCCGAACTTTGTTCGTAATCGAACAGAAGGTGACTCTCAGGGGGGCTGTCTCAGTCGAGTTGAGCAATTTTGAGCTGGTTGGGGCCAATTTGAAACGGGTTTCGGTCATTTCGGTCCCACTTCAGACACAAGTCAGTTGCTGTGCCTTAAATGAGCAGGAAACTAGGCTCCTGATTGGTTGTATTGATGGGTCTTTGGCGTTATTGGACCGTGTCAGGGGGTCAACTCGGACGGTTAAAGGGTTGTTTATACCAAAGTTCGCACGTTGGAATTCTCTGGGAGCTGTTGTGACCGTTTTGAATGAAAGGGGGCAATTGCAGTATTTTGACACGGCTTTGAACGGCGTTAAGTCACAAATAATGGGGGAGGATTGCACCCCAACAGCTTTAATTGACTTATCCGGTTATTTCAATTCGCAATTTACGATCAGTTCGGTGAGTTGGGGCCCAAAAGACTTAGTCGTGGTTTTGGAGCAAGGCCCCATGTTACTCATCACTCACATTGACCGGTCTTTATCGTTCAAATCTCTCTCACAACGTTACATAAAAATGGGTAAAATTGATAAAGCCATTCGGCTTCTCCTAAGCTGGGAATTCAACGAGGAAAGTTTCCACGTGTTGCAAAAAATCGTCGCTTATTTACTCTCCCAGCCAATGACCGACGACACCGCCAAGTATCTCCAGGACGCCCTCGGGTGCTTCCACAGCCCCCCGGTGCCCCTGAACCCCGAGACCCGTTCCCGCTTCTTCACCCAAATTTTCTCGCTCACTCGTCGCTTTTTCCACCAGTTAGTCCGCGCCCAAATGTTCGAAACCGCCTTCCTCTTGGCTGTGGACCTAGGGCACCATGACCTCTTCATGGACTTGCACTACATCGCGGTGCAAATCGGCGAGACGGAGATGGCGGCTGCCGCCCGCGCCCAGGCCTCGGCCCTCCTGAGTCGCTGCTCCAGCGAGGCCTCGAACTGCACCAGGTCCTCGTGCTCCCAATGTTCGGGAAGTAGTGACGAAAACCCCGATAATTACCTCACAACTAACTTCAATAACCCCCAACCGAAGACCTACCCGAGAGCCACTTTCGTGAAGGCGCCGCAAGTGCCGGCGAATTTTAAAGCGCCCCCGTTGCCCAATTTGGGGATTCCCAGAAATGTGTTTAAGCCGCCGCTGCCCTCAACGGGGGCGGTTAAGAAGGTGCCCCCGAAAGTTAAGTTTTCTGATACGGTGACGGCGTTTATCGTGCCGGAGATTAAGCGGCCAGCGAggccgccgccgccaccacATTTCACCGATCCGCAGAAAGAGTTGGCTGATAGTTTGCCGCTTTGTCACCCAAATGAGGATTATTTGAAGGATTTTAACCCTGTGAGGAGGAGGGAGAGCGAGGAAGCGCAACCCAAAATCAAAGTGGTGCATTTTGGGGTTGTTTAA
- the Ankle2 gene encoding ankyrin repeat and LEM domain-containing protein 2, translating into MDQPSEDSVPFYEEAANFADNSEPPVSGHFYSVFIPHDVRQKGTQTCDYIYKDKAEAMKMVKKTKKARFKHFEFFHDALKFASVGAAETPNSPPVVNGSVKGLNSQVVNERLSPFKGPKPQDLVKLRKAIETGDVDTFRQAVWENPRYLISSGDTPSILQEGFRYNALHVAAKAKSGILTEVILNTISNPKFVKLLYGDDVNENVESRIQVLLDLYLNTPDKGLNETPLHFAAKFGAVDVVEVLVSFPECDKSLKNKYGQTPDMIICDRCDNIEGASIIKKKIALHLENSYYVPVLRAEDDSVAPVIGEPFSPGRSQVVNKDPLSPRLEIHAFAGPMNKEGAEQFRKVWKTPPRTSTPIKKRIDDPMDSVFSLRYTDPSKGLERLGQKLANKFDVNWKEYWSFLDCFVDIGSDEGLALLENYLTAKIQSMDNSYLSPDSPEEASKKSLSTIADLCLQMQNCNINQSCEEESGFNSFLCVEKACNVFANRIASEIYHRIFDDFSLQVSLLEMQTKQVELLILSYLDDYRFNKINFSQLHPRLGLLTSQKLCYFIEKSARNNYIQNVNKLVTECVKAFDCFSSDDEANYPKDNKPTSSKKQLICLMQNILNNFTQDSEPCLELDEEQACRDAWMKTKECTCIFHFKKSRKTLGLSRNNSARHSRLKTAKKLFFERIDVETSSSDDDFYTPPESPSKIYDSDNEADFSDVPLTLEVFVEGSQPTKTDNALYKALKYSDCCITPGKYPNIYRWFHNVGLYSEAERQSWPRSKIKTPPHTSLATPPRHASSKATFQSPSSSSWLRITGANSPRASLQKLN; encoded by the exons ATGGACCAACCCTCCGAAGACTCTGTGCCGTTCTACGAAGAAGCGGCAAATTTCGCCGACAACAGCGAGCCCCCCGTCTCAGGCCACTTCTACTCGGTCTTTATCCCGCACGACGTGCGCCAGAAGGGCACCCAAACATGCGACTACATCTACAAGGACAAGGCCGAAGCCATGAAGATGGTCAAGAAGACGAAGAAAGCTCGCTTCAAGCATTTCGAATTCTTCCACGATGCGTTGAAATTCGCAAGTGTGGGGGCTGCGGAAACGCCGAATTCCCCACCGGTTGTCAACGGATCGGTCAAAGGTTTAAACTCGCAGGTTGTTAACGAAAGACTGAGCCCCTTCAAGGGCCCCAAACCTCAGGATCTCGTCAAGCTACGCAAAGCGATAGAGACGGGGGATGTGGACACGTTCAGGCAAGCGGTGTGGGAGAACCCCAGGTATCTGATCAGCAGTGGAGACACCCCGTCCATCCTCCAG gaAGGTTTTCGCTACAATGCGCTTCACGTGGCGGCGAAAGCGAAAAGTGGAATTTTGACTGAAGTTATCTTGAATACGATTTCAAATCCGAAATTTGTTAAGCTCTTGTATGGTGATGACGTCAATGAAAACGTTGAAAGTCGTATTCAAGTCCTACTTGACTTGTATTTAAACACTCCCGACAAGGGTCTGAACGAGACACCACTGCATTTTGCTGCGAAATTCGGTGCTGTGGACGTTGTCGAAGTTCTAGTGTCATTCCCTGAATGTGATAagagtttgaaaaataaatacggaCAAACTCCCGATATG ATTATTTGTGATCGTTGTGACAATATTGAAGGAGCGtctattattaaaaagaaaattgctTTGCATTTAGAAAATTCATACTACGTTCCGGTGCTTCGAGCTGAAGATGATTCAGTAGCACCAGTGATTGGTGAGCCGTTTTCACCAGGACGATCACAG GTCGTCAATAAGGACCCTCTGAGTCCGCGGCTAGAAATTCACGCATTTGCTGGACCAATGAACAAGGAAGGGGCGGAACAATTTCGCAAAGTGTGGAAAACTCCGCCCCGAACGAGTACACCAATCAAGAAGCGAATCGATGATCCAATGGATTCAGTTTTTTCGTTGCGTTACACAGACCCGTCGAAAGGTTTAGAGCGATTGGGTCAAAAACTGGCCAATAAATTTGACGTTAACTGGAAGGAATATTGGTCGTTTTTGGATTGTTTTGTTGATATTGGCTCTGATGAAGGTTTAGCTTTGTTGGAGAACTATCTAACTGCGAAAATTCAATCAATGGATAACTCGTACTTATCACCCGATTCGCCAGAAGAGGCGTCAAAAAAATCCTTAAGTACGATTGCGGACCTTTGTCTCCAAATGCAGAATTGTAACATTAACCAAAGTTGCGAGGAAGAGTCCggttttaattcgtttttatgtgttgAAAAGGCTTGTAACGTGTTTGCGAATCGAATCGCGAGTGAGATTTACCATCGgatttttgatgatttttctcTGCAAGTTTCCCTTCTCGAAATGCAAACCAAACAAGTCgaattgttgattttaagtTACTTGGATGACTAccgttttaacaaaattaacttCTCGCAATTGCATCCCCGGTTAGGTCTCTTAACCagtcaaaaattgtgttattttatcgaaaaatcGGCGCGTAATAATTACATTCAAAACGTTAACAAATTAGTGACCGAGTGTGTGAAAGCGTTCGATTGTTTTTCGTCGGATGACGAGGCCAATTATCCGAAAGACAACAAACCAACGTCATCAAAAAAACAACTGATTTGTTTGAtgcaaaacattttaaataatttcactcAAGATAGTGAGCCGTGTCTGGAACTGGACGAGGAGCAAGCTTGTCGAGACGCTTGGATGAAAACAAAAGAGTGCACAtgcatttttcatttcaaaaagTCGCGAAAAACGCTCGGTTTGAGCCGAAATAACAGTGCAAGGCACTCGCGATTGAAGACGgccaagaaattgttttttgaacgCATTGACG TGGAAACTTCATCGTCTGATGATGATTTCTACACACCACCTGAAAGCCCGAGCAAAATTTACGATTCGGACAATGAGGCCGATTTTAGTGATGTTCCTCTGACTCTTGAAGTGTTTGTCGAAGGGTCACAGCCGACCAAGACCGATAACGCCCTTTATAAAGCTTTAAAATATTCCGATTGTTGCATAACTCCGGGGAAGTACCCGAATATTTATAGGTGGTTCCATAACGTCGGGCTCTATTCAGAGGCGGAGCGCCAGAG TTGGCCCCGGTCGAAGATCAAAACTCCGCCTCACACGTCTTTGGCTACGCCCCCGCGCCACGCCTCCTCGAAAGCAACGTTCCAATCGCCTTCTTCCAGTTCGTGGCTCCGAATCACCGGTGCGAACTCACCTCGAGCAAGtcttcaaaaactaaactaa
- the LOC103312578 gene encoding uncharacterized protein LOC103312578: MQPSHFDHISPALFDSPTPQMSSKEFQRTLYTYFEEKGLVDDLRSYLRVLMIKQLKNTKVGKIEQKPQFSLSKQAFSLVIADYLLHEGCHYTLSIFSTEVPGVAPQNPFSLYEAHNSRNKWRFDEESLLNVLELIGISKTSGESLKISARYFRNGESLLSCLVAAKSANLEELAGVEGEDYLGKVLDVLGVPPKVAGEIKARVEESFVPYVRQLEVLRGELEARNEEIKRLFTCQIEAKRESKKLKTELKEAKRKLSQAVLREENLNLRERKIREKLDEVTRLQKTIIKEQNQVCDLKHCTERCQKNLNLVEELRQEIAKLLDASREKSHEIDQLKATVTSLNKDLTNSRLNIDFLNSCLLRSNQINFSEDAANHAANSSDDSSSEHITGEILNQVRSKLSLLEQESAQLDLQLKKLNLVTK; encoded by the exons atgcaaCCGAGTCATTTTGACCACATTTCTCCGGCCCTTTTCGACTCTCCCACGCCTCAAATGTCCTCCAAAGAGTTTCAGAGGACATTGTATACGTATTTTGAGGAGAAGGGTCTAGTAGACGACCTCCGATCGTACCTCCGTGTGCTCATGATCAAGCAATTAAAGAACACAAAAGTGGGAAAAATCGAGCAAAAACCGCAATTTTCGCTCTCCAAGCAAGCCTTCAGTCTCGTAATTGCCGACTATTTACTGCACGAAGGCTGTCATTATACCTTATCAATTTTCAGCACTGAGGTGCCTGGAGTCGCCCCACAAAACCCCTTTTCGCTCTACGAAGCGCACAATTCGCGCAATAAGTGGCGGTTTGACGAGGAGAGTTTGCTAAATGTGTTAGAATTGATCGGGATTTCCAAAACTAGCGgcgaaagtttgaaaatttcggCGCGTTATTTCCGAAATGGGGAATCACTGTTGAGTTGTTTGGTGGCGGCAAAGTCGGCGAATTTAGAGGAGCTTGCCGGGGTTGAAGGGGAGGATTACTTGGGCAAGGTTTTGGACGTGTTAGGGGTTCCCCCGAAAGTTGCGGGAGAAATCAAGGCCCGAGTTGAGGAAAGTTTCGTTCCCTATGTTAGACAGTTGGAGGTTTTGAGGGGCGAACTTGAGGCCCGAAATGAGGAAATTAAACGACTGTTCACGTGCCAAATTGAGGCGAAACgtgaaagcaaaaaattaaaaaccgagCTGAAAGAAGCCAAGCGAAAATTGAGCCAGGCGGTCTTGCGAGAGGAAAATCTGAACTTGAGAGAGCGCAAAATTCGGGAAAAATTGGACGAGGTTACGAGACTGCAAAAAACGATAATCAAGGAACAAAATCAAGTTTGTGACCTCAAACATTGCACCGAAAGGTGCCAGAAAAACTTAAACTTAGTTGAAGAGTTACGTCAAGAAATCGCGAAATTATTGGACGCCAGTCGGGAAAAAAGCCACGAAATTGACCAATTGAAAGCGACCGTAACTTCGCTAAACAAAGACTTGACCAACAGTCGCTTAAACATCGATTTTCTGAACTCTTGTTTGCTGCGCTCCAATCAAATCAACTTCTCTGAAG ACGCCGCCAATCACGCGGCCAACTCTAGCGATGACTCCTCCTCCGAGCACATCACGGGGGAGATCCTCAACCAGGTCCGTTCCAAACTCTCGCTTCTGGAGCAAGAGAGCGCCCAGTTGGACCTCcagttaaaaaaactcaatctagttacaaaatag
- the LOC100141565 gene encoding forkhead box protein N3 isoform X1: protein MSPERSNSPQDEAVMTPKMSVPASPVAGTPIREAQSPISLLLAVAQSQSRNGDDDLTSLSWLHERDLLKGMNINPSPSNSVNSTPVKYSNSLLSDQFPTSDYVDDSSISAADSSSSSLNSPVPYNNSSQRNKHPHNVPYDPLVHTNNKPPYSFSCLIFMAIEDSPQKALPVKEIYAWILEHFPYFKNAPTGWKNSVRHNLSLNKCFQKVEKAPNLGKGSLWTVDQQYKPNLIQALTRSPFHPCSTLDPSTYFNNNNKSNLTPEKSSMSRLPNPELYPYLSRKLASAELNNRNIKSENSDESLDAVDAAAVMLSLKNGPRYRQKKEKALYCQVITTSPSQDHTYSAADSVDPLGTDEAFESDDERTFRVVKSRTCRKIDFEDEEERKIKEGAETLLNLAGITTRKRFNSQSSDYEPYKRIKLSPQYDINDNEATERPTPFKPRLLRAKKKEGKSKMLCNNNDEWVRHRRELEINQHR, encoded by the exons ATGTCTCCCGAACGATCAAATTCACCCCAAGATGAAGCAGTAATGACACCAAAGATGTCAGTACCCGCAAGTCCCGTCGCAGGGACACCCATACGCGAAGCCCAATCGCCCATATCATTACTTTTAGCAGTGGCTCAAAGTCAAAGCAGGAACGGTGATGACGACCTCACGAGTCTCTCATGGCTGCACGAACGCGACCTTCTGAAAG GAATGAACATAAACCCGTCACCGTCGAATAGCGTCAATTCCACACCAGTGAAATATAGCAATAGTCTCTTGTCAGATCAGTTTCCGACGAGTGATTACGTCGATGATTCTTCCATATCAGCAGCTGACTCGTCGAGTAGTTCCCTAAACTCGCCCGTTCCGTACAACAACAGTTCCCAAAGGAACAAACATCCACATAATGTACCTTACGACCCTTTGGTTCACACAAACAACAAGCCACCATATTCCTTCTCCTGTCTCATTTTCATGGCGATTGAAGATTCGCCCCAGAAAGCTCTTCCAGTGAAGGAGATCTATGCCTGGATTTTGGAACACTTCCCCTACTTCAAAAACGCCCCAACTGGGTGGAAAAACAGCGTCAGACACAACCTATCCCTCAACAAGTGTTtccaaaaagtggaaaaagCCCCG AACCTGGGTAAAGGTTCACTATGGACTGTCGACCAGCAGTACAAACCCAACTTAATCCAGGCGCTGACGCGCTCACCTTTCCACCCCTGTTCAACCCTCGACCCTTCCACTTActtcaataacaataataagaGTAATTTAACTCCTGAAAAAAGCTCAATGTCGCGCTTGCCTAACCCCGAATTGTACCCCTACCTTTCAAGGAAACTAGCTTCGGCTGAATTGAACAACAGAAATATTAAATCGGAGAATTCCGATGAGTCTTTGGATGCTGTTGACGCCGCTGCGGTCAtgttaagtttgaaaaacgggCCACGGTACCGCCAGAAGAAAGAAAAAGCGCTTTACTGTCAAGTCATCACGACTTCACCGAGCCAGGATCACACTTACAGTGCCGCCGATTCGGTCGATCCCTTAGGCACGGACGAAGCGTTCGAAAGCGACGACgaaag GACGTTTAGGGTCGTCAAGAGTCGCACGTGTCGCAAAATCGACTTTGAGGACGAGGAGGAGCGCAAGATTAAAGAAGGCGCAGAGACGCTTCTGAATTTGGCTGGGATAACGACAAGGAAGAGGTTCAACTCGCAAAGTTCGGACTACGAACCGTACAAAAGAATAAAACTGTCGCCGCAGTACGACATCAATGATAACGAGGCAACCGAGCGACCGACGCCCTTCAAACCGCGCCTTTTGCGAGCGAAGAAAAAAGAaggtaaatcaaaaatgttgtGTAATAACAACGATGAGTGGGTCAGACACCGGCGCGAACTGGAAATCAACCAGCATAGGTAA